Proteins encoded within one genomic window of Bemisia tabaci chromosome 2, PGI_BMITA_v3:
- the CycG gene encoding cyclin G — protein MTRCVAKMNNAMLPEALKPLVAELQEALALEHKFVPNLQLISVSQEGGDITNGIRDGSAHVLRCLKVWYDLPADVLFTAINYMDCFLTKMRVKPKFMACISVACFQLACTVVPGVTVPDATDLVSISQCKCSASDLARMQSIISSKLGIHPDRPPITSATLLRLYHKLFTAVDASGLYSSVVEESSLHQHLEIIACDTSCANFRPSEIALVLICSQMDLGVARLSTPHPMITTLMTFATNLQHLCKITESNFYRCHEAVLCIMQRYHAQVQMPYRQRLVWRLSQRTLQYLRPTDKLTMTLPTIDEHGQLQLPVCARMDRCGSGCSWDDNKCSF, from the exons ATGACCAG GTGTGTGGCGAAGATGAATAATGCCATGTTGCCTGAAGCTTTAAAACCTCTGGTGGCAGAGCTGCAAGAGGCATTGGCTTTGGAGCATAAATTTGTGCCAAACTTACAGTTGATCTCAGTCAGCCAG gAGGGAGGCGATATAACCAATGGGATCCGAGATGGCTCTGCTCATGTCTTACGATGTCTGAAAGTTTGGTACGATTTACCAGCAGATGTTCTTTTCACCGCCATTAATTATATGGATTGCTTCTTGACAAAGATGAGA GTCAAACCTAAATTTATGGCCTGTATCTCTGTTGCGTGTTTCCAACTAGCCTGCACAGTTGTTCCCGGAGTCACTGTGCCAGATGCTACAGACTTAGTTAGCATTTCGCAGTGCAAATGCTCTGCAAGTGATCTAGCCCGTATGCAGTCGATCATCTCCTCTAAGCTTGGAATACATCCAGATAGGCCACCTATCACATCAGCTACTTTACTTCGATTATATCATAAGTTATTCACAGCTGTCGATGCGAGCGGCCTTTATTCAAG TGTTGTGGAAGAATCAAGCTTACATCAGCATCTTGAGATAATCGCATGTGACACCTCTTGCGCAAATTTTAGGCCCAGTGAAATAGCTCTGGTTTTAATCTGTTCACAAATGGATCTCGGCGTGGCACGCTTATCTACTCCTCATCCAATGATCACAACACTGATGACTTTTGCAACCAACTTACAACACCTTTGCAAG ATAACAGAATCTAATTTTTATCGGTGCCATGAAGCAGTTTTGTGTATAATGCAGAGGTATCACGCTCAAGTACAAATGCCATACCGGCAAAGACTAGTCTGGAGGCTATCTCAAAGAACACTTCAGTACCTTCGTCCCACTGACAAATTGACTATGACTTTACCGACTATTGACGAACACGGTCAGCTACAACTCCCAGTTTGCGCCAG GATGGACCGGTGTGGCTCTGGCTGCAGCTGGGATGACAACAAatgttccttttga